In Solanum pennellii chromosome 3, SPENNV200, a single window of DNA contains:
- the LOC107013006 gene encoding CBL-interacting serine/threonine-protein kinase 7-like — translation MEAKCTQPPSSATIIRRTTSTNGSGSGNGTIILGKYQLGRLLGRGSFAKVYHGLCLDDNTNIAIKVIDKKSIIGTDVSMEPRILREISVMSCLNHPNIIKLHEVMATKSKIYLVMEIASGGDLHAKLIRHGRFSDSTARFYFHQLVSALHYCHQNGVTHRDIKPQNILLDQNNNIKISDFGLSALPEQLKNSLLHTACGTPGYTAPEVAYRKGYNGEKADSWSCGVILFAFLSGYLPFDSGNLSNMYRAIHRRDFRFPNWVSKSARSVINKLLDPNPSTRLSIEQLMNLSWFKKSNQQQRSSDCVFEKNRTNLGGINAFDIISMSSGLNLSRLFESDLINREMKFTTNARIEEVEEKVVKIGEGGGYRVERGKGRGIELVKGRVVLMVEILEVAMELLLVEVKVVNNGGLEFDDSQWEDLKFGMKDICSFMDS, via the coding sequence ATGGAGGCGAAATGCACTCAACCACCCTCCTCCGCCACGATAATCAGACGAACCACCAGCACCAACGGAAGTGGTTCCGGAAACGGAACCATCATTCTCGGCAAGTACCAACTTGGCCGTTTATTAGGCCGTGGTAGCTTTGCTAAAGTCTACCACGGCCTTTGTTTAGACGATAACACAAATATCGCTATCAAAGTTATCGATAAAAAATCGATCATTGGCACCGATGTCTCAATGGAGCCCCGAATCCTACGTGAAATCTCCGTCATGTCCTGTCTTAATCATCCCAACATAATAAAACTCCATGAAGTAATGGCTACAAAATCCAAAATCTATCTTGTAATGGAGATCGCCTCTGGAGGCGATCTCCATGCCAAGCTAATCCGTCATGGACGGTTTTCTGACTCCACCGCTCGTTTCTACTTCCACCAATTAGTCTCCGCTCTCCATTACTGCCATCAAAATGGCGTTACTCACCGCGACATCAAACCTCAAAACATTCTTCTTGATCAaaataacaacatcaaaatcTCCGATTTCGGGCTCTCCGCCTTGCCTGAACAGCTGAAAAACAGTCTCCTTCATACAGCTTGCGGTACACCAGGTTATACAGCTCCAGAGGTAGCATACAGAAAGGGATACAATGGCGAAAAGGCGGATTCATGGTCTTGTGGGGTAATACTATTTGCATTTCTATCTGGATATCTTCCATTTGATTCTGGCAATTTATCAAACATGTACCGCGCTATACATCGTCGCGATTTTCGATTCCCTAATTGGGTTTCGAAATCAGCTCGGAGTGTGATTAACAAGTTACTCGATCCAAATCCGAGTACTAGATTAAGTATCGAGCAACTAATGAACCTTTCCTGGTTTAAGAAATCGAATCAACAGCAAAGATCAAGCGATTGTGTGTTCGAGAAGAATCGTACAAATTTGGGCGGGATAAATGCATTTGACATAATATCAATGTCATCAGGGTTGAATTTATCGAGGTTATTCGAGAGCGATTTGATCAATAGAGAGATGAAGTTCACGACGAATGCTCGAATCGAGGAGGTTGAAGAGAAGGTGGTGAAAATTGGAGAAGGAGGAGGGTATAGAGTTGAAAGAGGGAAAGGAAGGGGAATTGAGTTGGTTAAAGGGAGAGTTGTTTTAATGGTGGAAATTTTGGAGGTGGCAATGGAGTTATTGTTGGTTGAAGTTAAGGTTGTTAATAATGGAGGATTGGAATTTGATGATTCTCAATGGGAGGATTTGAAATTTGGGATGAAGGATATTTGTAGTTTTATGGACTCGTAA